The following DNA comes from Musa acuminata AAA Group cultivar baxijiao chromosome BXJ1-4, Cavendish_Baxijiao_AAA, whole genome shotgun sequence.
TAACGCAGGGAAACAATGGTAGCACGAAAACCTCGACCGGGTAACCATCAAACCGATTAAAGAACAGCGGAATCCGAAAACCAAATCGATCACACATTCGAGTTCTGCAATGCCCGCATAAACCCTCGCAAGCGCCCTCGAAACCAACATGAACATAAAGAAAATGACTCATCTGATCGCATCGGGGCTCAAGAACGAAGAGGTCCGACAAGAACAACGTCAAGAAACATTCAGGAAAGCAACGCCAAAGAACCCGAACCCCGGGGCGGAAGGATACGgtcagctgcaggggcattaccaCGACGGAACAAAGGGCCGCAAAGAGCACATACAGCTGCTATTTAAGTCTCGTCTACGAGTCGATAGTAGATATTACACGAGTCCTACAAGCTTATTTCGGTACAAGGCGCACAAAACTTATTCCACGGGTAACAGAGGAGCAAAAGGCCGAGATGGAGCAGAAGGGAAGGCATCAAGGTTCTTGGTTGAATCGCGCAGCCGATACCATGGAATCTGCCACACCACCGGGGCGAACGCAGACGTCAGGACTGTTCCGCATCTCCGCCCTCACCACCCGCTCCGCGTCCACCCTCGTCGCTTCTCTGTCATCCGGTAGCCTCATGGCCGCGTCCTGACAACCATAACCGGAGTACGACTTCAAGCCAACGACGATGGTTCCCCGCAACTCAGCTAGCTGCTTCTGCGAAAAAGAAAGAAGACGGATTTGTACTAGTATGATCGATGTTACCTGAAGGACGTCGCCCAGCTTGGTCTTGTCCTCGTCACGGGTAATTCGTGCGTTGAGGGTGGCAGCACTCTGCGCGGCAGCCGCGATGCCGCCTCGCAAGACAGTGTTGAGCCCTGTTGCCGCTGACTCTGCCGCCTCAACCGCAGCCGCGTCGCTCATCTCGATCGGTTCGTCCCCCGCTGCTCTTCCGGCCGCCTCTAGCGCCTCCCCGATCGTCATCTTGTCGGTCCATGAAGACACTCCACCGAGACTCTGGCCCCGTTCCACGCCTCGCCTGCCGCCTGGGGCACCACCATCTCCACTTTCGGCGTCAACCACGTACTGGCCAACAGCCTACGGTCCATAGTAATAACAATTAAGAAATCCAACTTGATCAGAAAGTCCTTCCGCTAGATTTGGCGGCTCGCACGTACCTGGCCGGCGACAAACTCGGTAACGAGACGCTGGCCGGGAAGGCCATGGATCTCAGTCTGGGTGATGGACACGCCCTGGTTGGCCGGGATGGGGCTGAACTGGTCGTGGCCTACGAGACCGCGCTGCTCGTTGCGCGTGGCAGCGGACTCCATGACGGAAGCGGGGCCGCCCTTAGGGGTGAGTCCCAAGGCCCTGTTCTCGGCCGCATGCATCATGGCCGCGTCCCTGGGGGCGATGGTCTGCCCGGCCAGGTCCCCGGCCACGGGAAACACGTCGCCATACTTTATGGGCTGGTCACACCCTGCTCCCCAACCTTGGTCGGTCCTCCTCGGTTGTTCCTGGCTCATGTTGCAGGTCGGTCCTACGAGCTCGACGAAGGTTTCGTCGTTCTCTACAGGGCTTATAAGGAGGGCGTAGGACAAGGGGAGGTGGGCACGTGGGCTGTCACGCGTTGCTCTCGGAGACGGGACAGCTTCGCTCGAACAGAAGACGTGGCGAGGCTCGGACATGGAAGTCCGACGTTGGAGATACACGTGTCGCGTGAGGTTGGGCTCGCGCGACGACGACTTCTCGGGGGATGAATTTTTCTTCGTGCAACTCGATCGATGATGAATCAGACCGAGCACGACATTTACAGCAGCGGAGATAGCAGTCCGATCGATGCTTGTCGGTTCTGGTCATGACCGAGGCTCGCTGCGGCCAACTCATCTTCCTAATTGGAGGAAACGTGGGCTCCACCACATAAACGGGCTGTAATATTACAACTGCTGGAGGACACACATCGAGCATCTATCTAATCAACgaaagagaaggagagagagagagagagagaggcgcgaCGAGAACAAGAGAAGCATGGCGGATCTGTGTCCTCTTCCATCTCCCCGTAGACTCAATGGAGGTGCGTCCATCCTCTTCGTCTCAGCGATATCTCACTTGTAGGTAGCCCATACTCCGATTAAGATTTAAAAAGTATATTCTTGAaagattttttatcattattcttttatttttatcttttaaataaattgATCAAATAGATTTTTTTGACATAGGAGTGTCTTGATCAAATAGATATCATCTAGATCAATTCAAGTCTAAGTACACCTATAGGATATGAGTTAAAAAATAGTTCAACATTTTGTTAGTATTTTTCTTTATGAAAAGTTCAatatagtttttttctttttactttcaTCTTGATTTTTGTTTTATTGTATTGATTTGATCTTGgattaataatatcttattattacTATTGGAGAAACGATTGTACTtacatttgatccttctctttcttcaTAGCTAGTAATATCTTGGACTAACAGTATATGTGTGGGTAGTGCAGTGGCATCTGAGATCTCTCAACGGGTGATATTAAGATGGAGAACTTAACGAGGGATGATTGCCGGCGAAAAGGATGAGCTCTCTAGGATCCTACAGCATCATCTCCAGCCATCTCTGTGAGCTGCTTGGAAATAATAACGAAGGATATCTCTTgtttctactctctctctctctctctctctctctctctctctctctgtgtgtatgGTGTTGACAAGGTCGAGTGGGTGTATCTTGCTAGAATTATAATGAAGAAGCAcaaaaacaagtccataagttacGTCGAAAGACTAAAGACTTCTCCTTTCTATAATGTTCTATCATAGTTGTATGTTTCTTCCAAAACTAGTACACCGATCAGCAACGACATGGACGGCAATATTATCGCAGTATGGATATGCATGTCACGTTATGTTTGCCTATCGTGTAAGAAACGGTGCCTCTTCGTCAACCGCTATATCTTATGGCAAGAGGATCGTAGGGAGACTTGGATATGCTACGCAGgcacgaaagagagagagagagagagagagaagattatTTGGACTAAGGTGTTTGAATAGgattaaataaaaaacaaaaaataaattaaacatgAATATTATGGTGTTTGAGAAGAACTATAGATGTACATAAATTAACCTGCCTTCGAATTccaaatatatgctaattttcttcattatttaTACTTGTTATTTTATCCAAATAGTTAGTTCATCACTGTCATCAATGTTCAAATTCATGGGTGGTTGATCAGTCTTCGTTCTCGATGGAGTCGTCGCACCACTATAATCGAGCGTGCTTGCACACGACACCATTTCGACGGATTCCATCTTCTTCTACATAATATGAAGTTGGGAGGCGAGTGCATGGCACCAACGACCCACCCGCTCTCCTCTCCATCCGGCCTCATCTGCACCCTCGTCCTCGGTCGCCGGCGACAGCCCCAGGGCACTTGGATTAAATGGCCCTCACAGGTATTCTCTTGAACGAGCTTTTAGCATTCTGAAATATATGGCATGGAAAAAAGACATCATGATATGTTTTTACATTGTATTAGTAATGTTATTGCGAACAgctttatgccgtggcctcggggccaacgcgGCCAGGTTCGGGTTCAGTCGCTGCAGTGGGTTGCCGCTTCTTCCGGAAGAGGGGCTCTTCGCTTGAGCGGAGAAAGGAGAGCGCCtcgtcttcgtacctgcacacaggtcgggtcggggtgtttgacccgacccctccgacgattaagttagtAGATGGTCCCCGGGgtttttttctcccctttctcccTTGGCAGGTAAGGGGTTTTATAGTAAAGGGTTACCGCTATCCGGTGTGACCGTTTGCAGGGAGCAGGGTCGTACTTCTGGTAACGTCCGACAGTGGCGTTGGCTTGGCGTGTAGGGGCAAGCCCGAGcagggcgttaatgcgcctcgattGGTGTTCCGGTCAGTTGACCGAGTGCGGtcgggtcgatcgaggcgtgagacgTCATCCGAGGTAACTGATGTTAATCAAGTCGTGTCACCATTATTGCTCTCGTCAGAGGGTGTCCTTTCGGTTGGCCTGGCTACCCCTACCTGGCGTGCGTCACCAACTGTAATGCTGTTGGGTCTCCGGTGATTCCCTCATCAAGTAATATACTCGATCATCGGGGATCGTGTCACTACTTACAAGTCTTCACTCATTTTGTATCTGTCTCGTTAATGTTGTTCATCTTCATTCAGTCAAATGATTGAttcgattttatttttttactcattCATTTAAATCAAATCTCTAAATTGGTTAGAATTAATATATATCAGGTCGACCATTAATTTAACTCGAAACTTAACATGTATAATATAAGTTTTTCAATCCTCAACGACATAGGATTATTCCCTCTCGATCTCTCTTCATCTCAAACTCAAAAATATTTTCGGAAGACGGATCACTCTCTTTCGATCCTAAGCCGTCCTTCGTATAACAACGAGAATACAAGTGTTTCTTATTTCTTGCACTCGAACGTCTAGCATGGTAGTTCAAATAGCTAAGGCGTCGTCGTGACTTCATGGCACATCACATATCCCATGAATTGTAGGTCAACATTAAGTTGGTCTTTGCACATCCTTCTCTCTTCACTCCTCAACCATTCTATTCATCGGTTTGGTAGCCACTTTCTAAATCTCGATGAGGGCTGTAAAAGCTTCTTCGACCAAAAAACCTGGCCATATCACGTAGTCATAATATGCTAAAAGCTAAATATAAAGAGAAGAATATGGCATAAAGATTGATTAGGCATTAGGCTAACAGAGACGTGTTTTGACAttataataatgattttttattgGATTTTCAGTAATCCCAAAACTTTAAATGGGTGGCAAACACTTTTTAAAATGGTCGAATGGTCAATACCCATTAGAGTAAGGATGCATAAGACATAGTGGATGCTTGTGTTGGAGATGGATGAACTGAGCGTATGGAATGATTTCTAATAGGTTTAAGTTAATATGATCTGATTAAACTGATTTGGTCAGACTAAATCGATGACAGCATATGTAATTATGAGAGGGTTAGAGatgttatcttctttttttttcatccatTGTATCA
Coding sequences within:
- the LOC135649159 gene encoding late embryogenesis abundant protein D-34-like, which gives rise to MSEPRHVFCSSEAVPSPRATRDSPRAHLPLSYALLISPVENDETFVELVGPTCNMSQEQPRRTDQGWGAGCDQPIKYGDVFPVAGDLAGQTIAPRDAAMMHAAENRALGLTPKGGPASVMESAATRNEQRGLVGHDQFSPIPANQGVSITQTEIHGLPGQRLVTEFVAGQAVGQYVVDAESGDGGAPGGRRGVERGQSLGGVSSWTDKMTIGEALEAAGRAAGDEPIEMSDAAAVEAAESAATGLNTVLRGGIAAAAQSAATLNARITRDEDKTKLGDVLQDAAMRLPDDREATRVDAERVVRAEMRNSPDVCVRPGGVADSMVSAARFNQEP